The Primulina tabacum isolate GXHZ01 chromosome 7, ASM2559414v2, whole genome shotgun sequence genome includes a window with the following:
- the LOC142551387 gene encoding protein S-acyltransferase 21-like isoform X1, producing the protein MARRHGWQLPAHSFQVVAITVFFLLSVAFFAFFAPFLGKDIYEYLAAGIYSFLALCVFTLYARCTAIDPADPGILIDGDDTSAYGSHNGTELTGNFSTTEDLGKVGHKNEGKSYTKDKGCCSILGGCLCGCLVKEDCRKDEGYLQEENDDEDALFCTLCNAEVRKFSKHCRSCDKCVDGFDHHCRWMNNCVGRKNYFTFVCLMAASLVWLVFECAVGVTVLVRCFVNQKATENQIINRLGDGFSRPPFATVVAICTTLSFLATVPLGELFFFHVILIRKGLTTYEYVVAMRTQSEPPEPSQDGGDQQSLPSSPTSSAVTAISGRSSVGKGLQYRGAWCTPPRIFMDHQDEIIHHLEPGRLPSTVDPDAPLSDRGKRSLHRPIRISAWKLAKLDSNEALKAGAKARASSSILRPVNSKHHRYDADHLSSATVSGKSSPTSTRQGYYEASSKAGMSRLSSSKGSYPPSRASRDDMDTYGPSVSNLSSPLASNLTPSPLVERASNLDRFNPIYQSSTAQSPLSATTIQENVPRAPLRKSNTNLAENSKSSVYWDPEVGRFVSAATRNVGSSSQGPTTELTYTGQSIFFGGPLVNEALNRGTRTENSASTSAPQRGTMSSYYQQGRSQRGGQLPVFVPSDSQQNKFSS; encoded by the exons ATGGCTAGGCGACATGGATGGCAGCTGCCTGCTCACTCGTTTCAG GTTGTGGCTATAACAGTATTTTTCCTGTTATCTGTTGCATTCTTTGCATTCTTTGCTCCTTTTTTAGGAAAGGACATCTACGAGTACTTAGCCGCAGGAATTTATTCCTTCCTG GCACTTTGTGTATTTACACTTTATGCAAGGTGCACGGCTATTGATCCTGCTGATCCTGGAATTCTTATCGATGGCGACGATACATCAGCTTATGGATCACATAATGGAACAGAGTTGACTG GTAATTTTTCTACGACTGAGGATCTGGGTAAAGTAGGACATAAGAATGAAGGAAAATCTTACACAAAAGATAAAGGTTGCTGTTCAATACTTGGAGGTTGCCTCTGTGGTTGTCTTGTGAAGGAGGACTGTCGCAAGGATGAAGGTTATCTACAGGAAGAAAACGATGACGAGGATGCTTTGTTCTGCACGTTGTGCAATGCTGAG GTGCGCAAGTTCAGCAAACACTGCAGAAGCTGTGACAAATGTGTTGATGGATTTGATCATCATTGCCGT TGGATGAATAATTGCGTGGGTAGAAAGAACTATTTCACATTTGTATGTCTGATGGCTGCAAGCCTTGTCTGG CTTGTGTTTGAATGTGCTGTGGGCGTCACTGTCCTTGTCCGCTGTTTTGTTAATCAGAAAGCTACTGAAAATCAAATTATCAACAGGCTTGGGGATGGATTTTCTCGCCCACCATTTGCTACTGTAGTG GCTATATGTACAACTCTTTCTTTTCTTGCCACTGTGCCTTTGGgagaattattttttttccacGTCATTCTTATTCGAAAG GGCCTCACGACATATGAGTATGTCGTTGCTATGAGGACGCAAAGTGAACCTCCTGAACCTTCCCAAGATGGAGGAGATCAACAAAGTCTTCCTTCTTCACCAACTAGTTCTGCCGTGACTGCTATTAGTGGAAGAAGCTCGGTTGGAAAGGGCTTGCAGTATAGAGGTGCTTGGTGTACACCACCTAGAATATTTATGGATCATCAG GATGAAATTATTCATCATCTTGAGCCTGGACGGTTACCTTCCACAGTTGATCCTGATGCTCCACTGTCAGACAGGGGTAAAAGAAGTTTGCATCGTCCCATCAGAATCAGTGCATGGAAACTAGCAAAACTGGACTCGAACGAGGCGCTTAAAGCCGGTGCTAAGGCCAGAGCTTCATCATCTATTTTACGCCCAGTAAACTCAAAACATCATCGGTATGATGCTGATCATTTATCTAGTGCCACGGTGAGTGGTAAAAGCAGCCCAACTAGCACAAGGCAAGGATATTACGAGGCAAGTAGTAAAGCCGGGATGTCTAGGTTATCATCATCCAAGGGCTCTTATCCCCCAAGTCGAGCCAGCAGGGATGATATGGATACATATGGTCCTAGTGTCAGTAACTTGAGCAGCCCCCTTGCCTCGAATCTTACTCCATCTCCACTGGTCGAGCGTGCTTCAAACCTAGACCGTTTTAACCCGATCTATCAATCTTCCACTGCTCAGTCCCCTCTGTCAGCTACAACTATTCAAGAAAACGTACCACGAGCTCCTCTGAGGAAAAGCAACACAAATCTTGCGGAAAACTCGAAATCCTCAGTATACTGGGATCCAGAAGTGGGGCGTTTCGTCTCTGCTGCAACACGTAATGTTGGTTCTTCCTCCCAAGGTCCCACGACAGAGCTTACATACACAGGTCAGTCTATATTCTTTGGTGGTCCGCTGGTGAATGAAGCATTGAATCGAGGGACGAGGACAGAAAATTCAGCTTCGACTTCTGCCCCACAAAGAGGTACTATGTCGAGTTACTATCAGCAGGGTAGATCTCAGCGGGGAGGCCAGCTTCCTGTATTTGTCCCGAGTGATTCTCAGCAAAACAAattttcttcttga
- the LOC142551387 gene encoding protein S-acyltransferase 21-like isoform X2 codes for MAAACSLVSGKDIYEYLAAGIYSFLALCVFTLYARCTAIDPADPGILIDGDDTSAYGSHNGTELTGNFSTTEDLGKVGHKNEGKSYTKDKGCCSILGGCLCGCLVKEDCRKDEGYLQEENDDEDALFCTLCNAEVRKFSKHCRSCDKCVDGFDHHCRWMNNCVGRKNYFTFVCLMAASLVWLVFECAVGVTVLVRCFVNQKATENQIINRLGDGFSRPPFATVVAICTTLSFLATVPLGELFFFHVILIRKGLTTYEYVVAMRTQSEPPEPSQDGGDQQSLPSSPTSSAVTAISGRSSVGKGLQYRGAWCTPPRIFMDHQDEIIHHLEPGRLPSTVDPDAPLSDRGKRSLHRPIRISAWKLAKLDSNEALKAGAKARASSSILRPVNSKHHRYDADHLSSATVSGKSSPTSTRQGYYEASSKAGMSRLSSSKGSYPPSRASRDDMDTYGPSVSNLSSPLASNLTPSPLVERASNLDRFNPIYQSSTAQSPLSATTIQENVPRAPLRKSNTNLAENSKSSVYWDPEVGRFVSAATRNVGSSSQGPTTELTYTGQSIFFGGPLVNEALNRGTRTENSASTSAPQRGTMSSYYQQGRSQRGGQLPVFVPSDSQQNKFSS; via the exons ATGGCAGCTGCCTGCTCACTCGTTTCAG GAAAGGACATCTACGAGTACTTAGCCGCAGGAATTTATTCCTTCCTG GCACTTTGTGTATTTACACTTTATGCAAGGTGCACGGCTATTGATCCTGCTGATCCTGGAATTCTTATCGATGGCGACGATACATCAGCTTATGGATCACATAATGGAACAGAGTTGACTG GTAATTTTTCTACGACTGAGGATCTGGGTAAAGTAGGACATAAGAATGAAGGAAAATCTTACACAAAAGATAAAGGTTGCTGTTCAATACTTGGAGGTTGCCTCTGTGGTTGTCTTGTGAAGGAGGACTGTCGCAAGGATGAAGGTTATCTACAGGAAGAAAACGATGACGAGGATGCTTTGTTCTGCACGTTGTGCAATGCTGAG GTGCGCAAGTTCAGCAAACACTGCAGAAGCTGTGACAAATGTGTTGATGGATTTGATCATCATTGCCGT TGGATGAATAATTGCGTGGGTAGAAAGAACTATTTCACATTTGTATGTCTGATGGCTGCAAGCCTTGTCTGG CTTGTGTTTGAATGTGCTGTGGGCGTCACTGTCCTTGTCCGCTGTTTTGTTAATCAGAAAGCTACTGAAAATCAAATTATCAACAGGCTTGGGGATGGATTTTCTCGCCCACCATTTGCTACTGTAGTG GCTATATGTACAACTCTTTCTTTTCTTGCCACTGTGCCTTTGGgagaattattttttttccacGTCATTCTTATTCGAAAG GGCCTCACGACATATGAGTATGTCGTTGCTATGAGGACGCAAAGTGAACCTCCTGAACCTTCCCAAGATGGAGGAGATCAACAAAGTCTTCCTTCTTCACCAACTAGTTCTGCCGTGACTGCTATTAGTGGAAGAAGCTCGGTTGGAAAGGGCTTGCAGTATAGAGGTGCTTGGTGTACACCACCTAGAATATTTATGGATCATCAG GATGAAATTATTCATCATCTTGAGCCTGGACGGTTACCTTCCACAGTTGATCCTGATGCTCCACTGTCAGACAGGGGTAAAAGAAGTTTGCATCGTCCCATCAGAATCAGTGCATGGAAACTAGCAAAACTGGACTCGAACGAGGCGCTTAAAGCCGGTGCTAAGGCCAGAGCTTCATCATCTATTTTACGCCCAGTAAACTCAAAACATCATCGGTATGATGCTGATCATTTATCTAGTGCCACGGTGAGTGGTAAAAGCAGCCCAACTAGCACAAGGCAAGGATATTACGAGGCAAGTAGTAAAGCCGGGATGTCTAGGTTATCATCATCCAAGGGCTCTTATCCCCCAAGTCGAGCCAGCAGGGATGATATGGATACATATGGTCCTAGTGTCAGTAACTTGAGCAGCCCCCTTGCCTCGAATCTTACTCCATCTCCACTGGTCGAGCGTGCTTCAAACCTAGACCGTTTTAACCCGATCTATCAATCTTCCACTGCTCAGTCCCCTCTGTCAGCTACAACTATTCAAGAAAACGTACCACGAGCTCCTCTGAGGAAAAGCAACACAAATCTTGCGGAAAACTCGAAATCCTCAGTATACTGGGATCCAGAAGTGGGGCGTTTCGTCTCTGCTGCAACACGTAATGTTGGTTCTTCCTCCCAAGGTCCCACGACAGAGCTTACATACACAGGTCAGTCTATATTCTTTGGTGGTCCGCTGGTGAATGAAGCATTGAATCGAGGGACGAGGACAGAAAATTCAGCTTCGACTTCTGCCCCACAAAGAGGTACTATGTCGAGTTACTATCAGCAGGGTAGATCTCAGCGGGGAGGCCAGCTTCCTGTATTTGTCCCGAGTGATTCTCAGCAAAACAAattttcttcttga
- the LOC142550704 gene encoding uncharacterized protein LOC142550704 — protein MKNITFSSVLLFFSFLAPFPPACNFFGFDPSSRWSPLLGIGKLRLFDRSTFFFSFLAPFPPVCDFFGFDPSSRCSLFLGLESFVCLIGLPFAYGGEDIGSEESLTILNIEWSAGLAQLKCVERADFTPHGSFADVIITPKAHEPDNYSSTSLFILTNLGQLHFIIQQCPLWNHMTVGKLYLMGRDRSFFCELSEFPPAMLQEGDMLTGRDSRWPLTGGVSLSSVYCCK, from the exons ATGAAAAA CATTACCTTCTCTTCCGTTCTTCTTTTCTTCTCGTTCCTCGCACCTTTTCCGCCTGCTTGCAATTTCTTCGGCTTCGATCCTTCTTCGCGGTGGTCCCCTCTTCTTGGGATTGGAAAGCTTCGACTG TTTGATCGGTCTACTTTTTTCTTCTCATTCCTTGCACCTTTTCCACCTGTTTGTGATTTCTTTGGCTTCGATCCTTCTTCGCGGTGTTCCCTCTTCTTGGGATTGGAAAGCTTCGTCTG TTTGATCGGCCTACCTTTTGCATATGGTGGTGAAGACATAGGATCTGAAGAATCCTTGACT ATCCTCAATATTGAATGGTCTGCTGGGTTAGCACAACTGAAGTGTGTGGAACGTGCTGACTTTACTCCCCATGGATCATTTGCTGATGTAATTATAACACCAAAGGCCCATGAACCTGACAACTATAGCTCAACTTCATTATTTATATTGACCAATCTAGGACAACTGCATTT TATCATTCAGCAATGCCCACTTTGGAACCATATGACTGTGGGAAAGCTTTATTTGATGGGTAGAGATAGGAGTTTCTTCTGTGAACTTTCAGAG TTTCCCCCTGCCATGCTACAAGAGGGTGACATGTTGACCGGGAGGGATTCGCGGTGGCCTCTTACTGGTGGCGTTTCCTTGTCATCTGTCTACTGCTGCAAATAA
- the LOC142551389 gene encoding spliceosome-associated protein 130 A-like — MYLYSLTLQQATGIICAINGSFSGGKSQEIVVARGKVLDLLRPDDNGKLQSLLSVEIFGAIRSLSQFRLTGAQKDYIVVGSDSGRIVILEYNKEKNAFDKIHQETFGKSGCRRIVPGQYSAIDPKGRAVMIGACEKQKLVYVLNRDTVARLTISSPLEAHKSHTICYSICGVDCGFENPVFAAIELDYAEADQDPTGQAANEAQKHLTFYELDLGLNHVSRKWSEQVDNGANMLVTVPGGGDGPSGVLVCAENFVIYKNQGHPDVRAVIPRREDLPAERGVLIVSAAMHKQKSMFFFLLQTEYGDMFKVTLDHENDRVKELKIKYFDTIPVTSSLCVLKSGFLFAASEFGNHALYQFQAIGDDPDVEASSATLMETEEGFQPVFFQPRKLKNLLRIDQIESLMPMMDMKVTNLFEEETPQIFSLCGRGPRSSLRVLRPGLAISEMAVSQLPGVPSAVWTVKKNVNDEFDAYIVVSFANATLVLSIGETVEEVSDSGFLDTTPSLAVSLIGDDSLMQVHPSGIRHIREDGRINEWRTPGKRTIVKVGSNRLQVVIALSGGEIIYFEVDMTGQLMEVEKHEMSGDVACLDISPIPEGRQRSRFLAVGSYDNTIRILSLDPDDCMQILSLQSVSSPPESLLFLEVQASTGGDDGADHPASLFLNAGLQNGVLFRTVVDMVTGQLSDARSRFLGLRAPKLFSIIVRGRRAMLCLSSRPWLGYIHQGHFLLTPLSYETLEYSASFSSDQCAEGVVAVAGDALRIFTIERLGESFNETAIPLRYTPRKFLVQPKRKLLVIIESDQGAFTAEEREAAKKESFESSGVGENGNIEQMENGDDEENNDPLSDEQYGYPKAEAGKWVSCIRVLDPRSALTTCLLELQDNEAAFSMCSVNFHDKEYGTLLAVGTAKGLQFWPKRSFEAGYIHVYRLKEDGKVLELLHKTQVDGIPLALCQFQGRLLAGIGPVLRLYDLGKRRLLRKCENKLFPNTITSIQTYRDRIYVGDMQESFHYCKYRRDENQLYIFADDSVPRWLTAAQHIDFDTVAGADKFGNIYFVRLPQDVSDEIEEDPTGGKIKWEQGKLNGAPNKVEEIVQFHIGDVVTCLQKASLIPGGGECIIYGTVMGGLGAFLPFTSRDDVDFFSHLEMHMRQEHPPLCGRDHIAYRSSYFPVKDVIDGDLCEQFPTLPMDMQRKIADELDRTPGEILKKLEEIRNKII; from the exons ATGTACCTGTACAGCCTAACACTTCAACAAGCCACAGGCATCATCTGTGCCATCAATGGAAGCTTCTCTGGCGGGAAATCGCAGGAAATTGTGGTGGCGCGTGGGAAAGTACTCGACCTCCTGCGACCCGACGACAATGGTAAGCTACAGTCTCTTCTATCTGTCGAAATTTTTGGCGCTATTCGCTCTTTATCTCAATTTCGCCTCACTGGAGCGCAAAAAGATTACATTGTTGTTGGCTCTGATTCTGGGCGCATCGTAATCCTTGAATACAACAAAGAGAAGAACgcatttgataaaattcatcagGAAACTTTTGGGAAATCTGGGTGCCGTAGAATTGTCCCTGGTCAGTATTCGGCCATTGACCCTAAGGGTAGAGCTGTGATGATTGGTGCTTGCGAGAAGCAGAAGCTTGTTTATGTTTTGAATAGGGATACAGTAGCTAGATTGACTATTTCATCACCTCTAGAGGCGCATAAGAGCCACACTATTTGTTATTCCATTTGCGGGGTGGATTGTGGGTTTGAAAACCCAGTCTTTGCAGCTATAGAATTGGATTATGCTGAGGCTGACCAGGACCCCACTGGTCAAGCGGCCAACGAGGCGCAGAAGCATTTGACTTTTTATGAGTTGGATTTGGGTCTTAACCATGTTTCAAGGAAATGGTCCGAACAGGTCGATAATGGTGCTAATATGCTTGTCACAGTGCCTGGTGGTGGGGATGGTCCAAGTGGTGTTCTTGTGTGTGCAGAGAATTTTGTCATATATAAGAATCAAGGGCATCCAGATGTCAGAGCGGTGATTCCGAGGCGTGAGGACTTACCAGCTGAGCGTGGGGTTTTGATCGTCTCAGCTGCTATGCATAAGCAGAAATCCATGTTTTTCTTCCTGTTGCAAACTGAGTATGGAGATATGTTTAAAGTGACGTTGGACCATGAGAATGACAGAGTAAAAGAGttgaagataaaatattttgatactATTCCTGTCACATCATCTTTGTGCGTCTTGAAGTCAGGGTTTCTATTTGCTGCATCTGAGTTTGGGAACCATGCTTTGTATCAATTTCAGGCGATAGGAGATGATCCTGATGTGGAGGCATCATCAGCTACACTgatggaaacagaagaaggttTTCAGCCTGTGTTTTTCCAGCCTAGAAAACTGAAGAATCTACTTAGGATAGACCAAATTGAGAGTCTGATGCCAATGATGGATATGAAAGTCACTAATCTATTTGAGGAAGAAACTCCTCAGATATTCTCACTTTGTGGGCGGGGTCCTCGTTCATCACTCCGTGTTTTGAGACCTGGTTTGGCTATTAGTGAAATGGCAGTATCACAGTTGCCTGGTGTTCCAAGTGCTGTGTGGACTGTCAAAAAGAATGTCAATGATGAATTTGATGCCTATATTGTTGTTTCTTTTGCAAACGCCACTCTCGTGCTTTCCATTGGTGAGACTGTTGAAGAAGTAAGCGACAGTGGGTTTCTAGATACTACACCTTCTCTTGCTGTTTCTTTGATTGGCGACGATTCTTTGATGCAAGTGCATCCCAGTGGTATTAGGCATATCAGGGAAGATGGGCGTATTAATGAGTGGAGAACTCCAGGAAAGAGAACAATTGTTAAGGTTGGGTCTAACAGACTTCAAGTTGTCATTGCATTGAGTGGAGgggaaattatatattttgaagttGACATGACTGGTCAGTTGATGGAGGTTGAGAAGCATGAAATGTCAGGAGATGTTGCCTGTTTGGATATTTCTCCTATCCCTGAAGGAAGACAGAGATCACGGTTTCTTGCTGTTGGATCTTATGATAACACCATTCGCATTTTGTCTTTGGATCCTGACGACTGTATGCAGATACTAAGTTTGCAAAGTGTTTCATCACCTCCGGAATCTCTCCTATTTCTTGAAGTTCAGGCTTCTACTGGAGGTGATGATGGGGCTGACCACCCTGCAAGCCTCTTTTTGAATGCTGGTCTACAAAATGGAGTTTTATTCAGGACAGTAGTTGATATGGTGACTGGACAGCTGTCAGATGCCCGATCTCGTTTCTTAGGACTTAGAGCACCAAAGCTGTTTTCTATAATTGTGAGAGGACGGAGAGCTATGCTTTGCTTGTCAAGTAGACCTTGGCTAGGTTATATACACCAAGGACATTTCCTTCTCACACCATTGTCATATGAGACTCTCGAATATTCTGCTTCATTTTCATCGGATCAGTGTGCAGAAGGTGTTGTTGCTGTCGCTGGGGATGCATTAAGGATTTTTACTATTGAAAGACTTGGAGAATCTTTTAATGAAACAGCCATACCTTTGAGGTATACTCCTAGGAAATTTTTAGTTCAACCCAAAAGGAAGCTGTTGGTAATAATTGAGAGCGATCAGGGAGCATTCACTGCAGAAGAGCGTGAAGCTGCAAAAAAGGAGTCCTTCGAGTCTTCTGGAGTGGGGGAAAACGGAAACATAGAGCAGATGGAGAATGGTGATGATGAGGAAAACAATGATCCACTTTCTGATGAGCAGTATGGATATCCGAAGGCGGAAGCCGGAAAGTGGGTTTCTTGCATTAGAGTTCTGGATCCTAGGTCAGCTTTGACAACCTGTCTGCTAGAGCTTCAGGATAATGAAGCTGCGTTCAGCATGTGCTCTGTGAATTTCCACGATAAGGAATATGGAACACTTTTGGCTGTTGGAACGGCAAAAGGTCTTCAGTTTTGGCCCAAAAGATCCTTCGAGGCTGGATATATTCATGTATATAGGCTTAAAGAAGATGGAAAAGTCCTTGAGCTTTTGCACAAGACACAAGTGGACGGTATACCTCTCGCATTATGCCAATTCCAAGGAAGATTGCTCGCTGGGATTGGTCCTGTACTTAGATTGTATGATTTGGGGAAAAGGAGGTTGCTTAGAAAGTGTGAGAATAAATTATTCCCCAACACAATCACTTCCATCCAAACCTATCGCGACCGAATTTATGTGGGGGACATGCAAGAG TCGTTTCACTACTGCAAGTACAGACGTGATGAGAATCAGTTATATATATTTGCTGATGACTCTGTTCCAAGATGGCTTACTGCTGCTCAGCATATCGACTTCGACACCGTGGCTGGTGCAGACAAATTTGGAAATATCTACTTTGTCCGATTGCCACAGGATGTGTCTGATGAGATTGAAGAAGACCCCACTGGTGGTAAGATAAAGTGGGAACAGGGGAAGTTGAATGGAGCACCGAATAAAGTAGAGGAAATAGTTCAATTTCACATTGGTGATGTGGTAACTTGCTTGCAGAAAGCATCTCTGATTCCCGGAGGTGGAGAGTGCATCATATATGGGACTGTAATGGGTGGTTTGGGGGCATTCCTTCCATTTACATCACGTGATGATGTTGACTTCTTCTCTCATCTGGAGATGCACATGCGGCAGGAGCACCCACCTTTGTGTGGCAGAGACCATATTGCTTACAGATCATCCTATTTTCCCGTGAAG GATGTTATAGACGGAGATTTGTGTGAACAATTCCCAACCTTGCCCATGGATATGCAACGTAAAATTGCTGATGAGCTGGATAGAACTCCGGGGGAGATTTTAAAGAAACTGGAAGAAATAAGAAATAAGATCATTTAA